In Paenibacillus sonchi, a single genomic region encodes these proteins:
- a CDS encoding YhgE/Pip domain-containing protein, with translation MKAITVFLKDMKILLTKPMLVLTLLGVAALPMLYSSFLVDASWDPYGNTGKLPVAVVNLDKGAVYEGKSMEVGKDFVDELKDNDDFKWNFVNAAEAEDGMAHNRYYMTITIPANFSENATTLTAEHPVQAEIVFEPNSDYNFVAGQIGNSAMSKLKAKLSTQITAAYTRSMFEQVDTISEGLGDAGEGATALKDGAGKLQGGLSTLKTNLNKLASGTTELQSGLKLLYNGADSLKQGTGTLTQGTTDLAGGLSQLVKAEQQLQTGAVKSQKGAAQLNEGLLASKTGSSQLKEGLTASEAASSQLAAGADQVAKGLEQMMAATPGLQENEQFQQLLAASRQVAAGSQQLHTGQEQLLAGSTKLDAGQQQLAAGAKQLSDGGSQLATGLQTFGQKLNQASAGGSKLAAGAAALNKGAVQLGQGLTKLAGGVDGLSEGAVKLKDGAGELNDGAGKLANGSGELAEKLTDAAADTSSVKSGDDTVNMFAEPVKLTEKTDHKLDHYGLGIAPYFLSLALFVGALVFSTVFSLRDSNVPGASPMGRFLSRTLTFVMVSILQSLLADIVLLCGLKLEVQSAPLFFLFTLIVSFSFTMIVQALVTWLDNPGRFLAIVLMIFQLTSSAGTFPLEMLPGWMQKVNPWLPMTHSIVGYKAIIGSGDYALMREQIVYLLICAVIFLALTFLYFARQNKRTAAPSKELAV, from the coding sequence ATGAAAGCTATTACTGTGTTTCTGAAGGATATGAAAATACTTTTGACCAAGCCCATGCTTGTGCTCACTTTACTGGGTGTTGCGGCGTTGCCGATGCTGTACAGCAGCTTTTTGGTGGATGCGTCCTGGGACCCGTACGGCAATACGGGCAAGCTCCCTGTTGCTGTTGTTAACCTGGATAAGGGAGCTGTCTATGAAGGCAAATCCATGGAAGTGGGAAAGGACTTCGTGGATGAGCTGAAGGATAACGACGACTTCAAGTGGAATTTCGTTAATGCGGCTGAAGCCGAGGACGGCATGGCCCATAACCGTTATTATATGACCATTACGATTCCCGCCAACTTTTCGGAAAATGCGACAACACTGACTGCGGAGCATCCGGTTCAGGCGGAGATTGTGTTCGAGCCGAACAGCGATTATAACTTTGTCGCCGGGCAAATCGGCAACAGTGCGATGAGCAAGCTGAAGGCAAAGCTGTCGACCCAGATAACAGCAGCCTATACCCGCAGTATGTTCGAGCAGGTGGACACGATCTCGGAAGGCCTTGGAGATGCAGGCGAAGGTGCAACTGCGCTCAAGGATGGAGCAGGCAAGCTGCAGGGCGGGTTGTCCACGCTGAAGACCAACCTGAACAAGCTGGCCAGCGGCACAACCGAGCTGCAAAGCGGACTGAAGCTGCTGTATAACGGCGCAGACAGTCTGAAGCAAGGCACAGGTACACTCACGCAGGGAACAACAGACTTGGCCGGCGGATTAAGCCAGCTGGTCAAGGCTGAACAGCAGCTCCAGACGGGTGCTGTGAAATCGCAGAAAGGCGCGGCACAGCTGAACGAAGGGCTGCTGGCCTCGAAGACGGGCAGCAGCCAGCTGAAAGAGGGACTGACCGCGTCTGAAGCGGCCAGCAGCCAGCTTGCCGCCGGTGCGGATCAGGTGGCCAAGGGGCTGGAGCAGATGATGGCGGCAACGCCCGGCCTGCAGGAGAATGAGCAGTTCCAGCAGCTGCTGGCTGCAAGCCGGCAGGTTGCCGCAGGCAGCCAGCAGCTGCACACCGGACAGGAGCAGCTGCTGGCCGGCAGTACGAAGCTGGACGCAGGACAGCAGCAATTGGCTGCAGGCGCCAAGCAGTTAAGCGATGGCGGCTCCCAGCTGGCCACAGGGCTGCAGACCTTTGGCCAGAAGTTGAATCAGGCCAGCGCAGGCGGAAGCAAGCTGGCTGCCGGGGCTGCGGCGCTGAATAAAGGCGCCGTCCAGCTGGGGCAAGGGCTGACCAAGCTTGCGGGAGGCGTAGACGGCCTCTCTGAAGGAGCGGTCAAGCTGAAGGATGGAGCGGGAGAGCTGAATGACGGCGCCGGCAAGCTGGCCAACGGCAGCGGTGAACTGGCGGAGAAGCTGACCGACGCCGCAGCGGATACCTCCAGCGTGAAATCCGGGGATGATACGGTGAACATGTTCGCCGAGCCCGTGAAGCTCACAGAGAAGACGGATCATAAGCTGGATCATTATGGACTGGGAATCGCGCCGTATTTCTTGTCGCTTGCCCTGTTCGTGGGAGCGCTGGTGTTCAGTACTGTATTCTCACTGCGCGATTCGAATGTGCCGGGCGCTTCGCCGATGGGCCGATTCCTGAGCCGGACGCTCACCTTCGTGATGGTCAGCATTCTCCAGTCCCTACTTGCCGATATTGTCCTATTATGCGGCCTGAAGCTGGAGGTACAGAGCGCACCACTCTTCTTCCTGTTCACGCTGATCGTCAGCTTCAGCTTCACGATGATTGTTCAGGCACTGGTTACGTGGCTGGATAATCCGGGACGCTTCCTGGCGATTGTACTGATGATCTTCCAGCTCACTTCAAGCGCCGGCACCTTCCCGCTGGAGATGCTGCCAGGCTGGATGCAGAAGGTCAATCCTTGGCTGCCCATGACGCACAGCATCGTCGGCTACAAGGCAATCATCGGCAGCGGAGACTATGCTTTGATGAGAGAGCAAATCGTCTACTTGCTGATTTGCGCCGTGATCTTCCTGGCGCTCACCTTCCTGTACTTTGCACGCCAGAACAAGCGCACTGCAGCGCCTTCTAAGGAGCTTGCGGTCTAG
- a CDS encoding metallophosphoesterase family protein gives MKVGVVSDTHLSSRAKGLPSVLMEEFSKVDMILHLGDWVSLEIYDLLAELAPVEGIAGNNDGAEIIRRFGERKIVTLEGVRIGMIHGHAPYSRKGTDGNALLAFEGEKVDCILFGHSHQPLLRQEGDILLFNPGSPTDKRREKQYSFGLMDIEEGKISARHIFYDSRG, from the coding sequence ATGAAGGTAGGAGTGGTATCGGATACACATCTTTCAAGCCGGGCCAAAGGGCTGCCCTCCGTGCTTATGGAAGAATTCAGCAAGGTGGATATGATCCTGCATCTGGGCGATTGGGTATCGCTGGAAATCTATGATCTGCTGGCAGAGCTTGCCCCTGTAGAAGGGATTGCCGGCAACAACGACGGGGCCGAGATTATCCGGCGGTTTGGGGAACGCAAGATCGTTACGCTGGAAGGCGTGCGGATCGGAATGATTCATGGACATGCGCCTTACTCCCGCAAGGGAACCGACGGGAATGCGCTGCTCGCTTTTGAAGGCGAGAAGGTGGACTGCATCCTGTTTGGCCATTCCCACCAGCCGCTGCTGCGGCAGGAGGGGGATATTCTGCTGTTCAATCCCGGCTCACCTACGGATAAGCGGCGGGAGAAGCAGTATTCGTTCGGCCTCATGGATATTGAAGAGGGCAAAATCAGCGCACGCCATATTTTCTACGATTCCAGGGGATAG
- a CDS encoding TetR/AcrR family transcriptional regulator, whose amino-acid sequence MSIDRKALILQAATKSFVQFGYKATTMDQVSKIANVGKGTIYTFFKTKEELFEEILDKASQELTSVMNRLAAEDNTFIQKLFNLLDSILEFRSDHELFVKLAQEVRDIGTVQALEGVKRMEEYALDFLRQQIEQAMERGEVKPCDASVAAFMIFRLYLALTTEWNKEHEPLDKNRIKEHMILFISNGILI is encoded by the coding sequence ATGTCTATCGACCGCAAAGCATTAATTCTGCAGGCAGCGACCAAATCCTTTGTACAGTTTGGCTATAAAGCCACGACTATGGATCAAGTGTCCAAGATCGCGAATGTAGGCAAAGGCACGATTTATACCTTTTTCAAAACCAAGGAAGAATTATTCGAAGAAATTCTGGACAAGGCCTCCCAGGAGCTGACCTCGGTCATGAACCGTTTGGCGGCGGAGGACAACACTTTTATCCAGAAGCTGTTCAATCTGCTCGACTCCATTCTGGAATTCCGCTCCGATCATGAGCTGTTCGTCAAGCTGGCGCAGGAAGTGCGCGATATCGGGACTGTCCAGGCGCTTGAAGGAGTTAAGCGGATGGAGGAATATGCGCTGGATTTCCTGCGGCAGCAGATTGAGCAGGCAATGGAGCGCGGGGAAGTGAAGCCCTGTGATGCCAGCGTGGCAGCGTTTATGATTTTCCGGCTATACCTGGCTTTGACCACTGAATGGAACAAGGAACATGAGCCCTTGGACAAAAACCGGATCAAGGAGCATATGATTCTGTTTATTTCAAATGGCATACTTATCTAG
- a CDS encoding sigma factor, with translation MEPNSLDELYQIYVQDIYAYLRSLCHDHYLAEDLMQETFYRAYRIWRIAGRTRLSPGCSVLRTMRLWIIRGRREEHHSRVYLLLPLQIVQLSEN, from the coding sequence ATGGAGCCAAATTCGCTGGATGAGCTGTACCAGATTTATGTTCAGGACATATACGCCTACTTGCGCTCCCTCTGCCATGATCATTACCTTGCGGAAGATCTGATGCAAGAGACCTTTTACCGTGCCTATCGTATCTGGAGAATTGCCGGGAGGACAAGATTAAGCCCTGGCTGTTCCGTGTTGCGTACAATGCGTTTGTGGATCATACGCGGAAGGCGAGAGGAGCATCACAGCCGCGTATACTTGCTTCTCCCCCTGCAAATCGTACAATTATCTGAAAATTAG
- a CDS encoding HAD family hydrolase → MDNSNGKLAIFFDLDDTLYDHLIPFREAVREVLRPDESHLNYADLFYKVRHHSDLLWPKYLRGELELEETRVRRLELAFAEYGLELNREQAAKVQAAYIGRQYSIEMIEGAAEQLQRFISLGHKVGIITNGPQDHQMSKLRGLGVDRLIPEEMIFISDAVGLAKPDPAIFAHVNRVTGTTAGQSLYVGDTWDNDVVGALEAGWKVCWYNPRGRQPGTAHKPSYIFASYREFSELPLI, encoded by the coding sequence GTGGATAACAGCAATGGAAAGCTAGCCATATTTTTTGATCTGGATGATACGCTGTACGACCATCTGATTCCTTTCCGGGAAGCGGTGCGCGAGGTACTGAGGCCGGATGAGAGCCATTTGAATTATGCGGATCTTTTCTACAAGGTAAGGCATCACAGTGATCTGCTCTGGCCGAAGTATCTGCGCGGGGAGCTTGAGCTTGAAGAAACGCGGGTACGGCGGCTGGAGCTGGCTTTTGCGGAATATGGCCTGGAGCTGAACCGGGAGCAGGCGGCCAAGGTGCAGGCAGCATACATCGGCCGCCAGTACAGCATTGAGATGATCGAAGGGGCTGCTGAACAGCTTCAGCGATTTATTTCCCTGGGACATAAGGTGGGGATCATTACGAATGGCCCCCAGGACCATCAGATGAGCAAGCTGCGCGGACTGGGCGTCGACAGGCTGATCCCTGAAGAGATGATTTTTATCTCGGATGCGGTTGGGCTGGCCAAGCCGGACCCGGCCATCTTTGCCCATGTGAACCGGGTGACCGGGACAACGGCCGGACAGTCGCTCTACGTAGGGGATACGTGGGATAATGATGTGGTCGGAGCGCTTGAGGCAGGCTGGAAGGTGTGCTGGTACAATCCACGGGGCAGACAGCCGGGAACAGCGCATAAGCCGAGCTACATCTTCGCCAGCTACCGTGAATTCAGTGAGCTTCCTTTAATTTAA
- a CDS encoding FAD:protein FMN transferase yields MLKNKKSTLLLVVFVIIIALSVTACGSSKDKNSSPEETAGGAKVSTDGGTKSLEQTFYIYDTVVNIKVFGDKAEQKNMDDIQQMLERMDKEFSRTKEDGELYAVNKAAGKEAVAVSDETLDIVKQSLKYAEEMDGLFDPTIGPLVDLWNIGSGGESVPPQAEIDKARALTNYKDVIVDEAAKTVKLAKEGMVLDMGGIGKGYAADRIADYLKEQGLDSAMINLGGSSIIALGNKPNGSPWNIGLQDPDQSRGSQLGTIKISDEVIDASGVYERFFMQDGVRYHHILDPRTGFPSQNGLKSITIMSPNATDADALSTGVFLMGLEDGMKYLESLPEKVDAFFITDDNKIYATSDLKKRLQLTDPTYTFAN; encoded by the coding sequence ATGCTCAAGAACAAAAAATCGACACTTCTCCTCGTCGTTTTCGTCATTATCATCGCTCTGTCTGTCACAGCCTGCGGCAGCAGCAAGGACAAGAACAGCAGTCCGGAAGAGACCGCCGGCGGCGCCAAGGTATCTACGGATGGCGGAACGAAGTCCCTGGAGCAGACATTTTATATTTATGATACCGTTGTGAATATCAAAGTTTTCGGCGACAAGGCCGAGCAGAAAAATATGGATGACATCCAGCAGATGCTGGAGCGCATGGATAAAGAGTTCAGCCGCACCAAGGAAGACGGAGAGTTGTATGCGGTAAATAAGGCTGCCGGCAAAGAAGCCGTTGCTGTCTCCGATGAAACGCTGGATATTGTTAAGCAGTCGCTGAAATACGCCGAGGAAATGGACGGGCTGTTCGACCCGACGATCGGCCCGCTTGTGGATCTGTGGAATATCGGCAGCGGCGGAGAATCGGTTCCTCCTCAGGCGGAGATCGACAAAGCCAGGGCCTTGACCAATTATAAGGATGTTATTGTGGATGAGGCTGCGAAGACCGTCAAGCTGGCCAAAGAAGGCATGGTGCTGGATATGGGCGGGATCGGCAAAGGGTATGCAGCTGACCGCATTGCCGATTATTTGAAAGAGCAGGGGCTCGACAGTGCAATGATCAACCTTGGGGGCAGCAGCATTATTGCACTTGGGAACAAGCCTAACGGATCGCCCTGGAACATCGGCCTCCAGGACCCGGATCAAAGCCGCGGCAGCCAACTGGGAACCATCAAAATTTCGGATGAGGTTATAGACGCCTCCGGTGTATACGAACGTTTCTTCATGCAGGACGGTGTGCGTTATCACCACATTCTTGACCCGCGCACAGGTTTTCCATCCCAGAACGGGCTGAAAAGCATCACCATTATGAGCCCCAACGCAACCGATGCGGATGCCCTGTCTACCGGAGTGTTCCTTATGGGCCTGGAGGATGGCATGAAATATCTTGAATCGCTGCCGGAGAAGGTGGACGCCTTCTTTATCACGGACGACAACAAGATCTACGCAACCTCCGATTTGAAAAAAAGACTGCAGCTGACCGACCCGACATACACGTTCGCCAATTAA
- a CDS encoding YqkE family protein, giving the protein MAKKKKAAPAPRPAASDAPATLKDLLSSDVLDKLKAQSDALKAEEHEKKEAARKAVEDQRKAEQKRLENDFAHLLENSSQDWHKFK; this is encoded by the coding sequence ATGGCTAAGAAGAAAAAAGCAGCCCCTGCACCGCGCCCCGCGGCTTCGGATGCTCCGGCAACCCTGAAGGATCTGCTGAGCAGCGATGTGCTGGATAAGCTGAAGGCGCAATCGGACGCGCTGAAGGCTGAGGAACACGAGAAAAAAGAAGCCGCCAGAAAGGCAGTGGAAGACCAGCGGAAGGCGGAGCAGAAACGTCTGGAAAACGATTTTGCCCATTTGCTGGAGAACAGCAGCCAGGATTGGCACAAATTTAAATAA
- a CDS encoding winged helix-turn-helix transcriptional regulator: MKSTDLCPRLQKSMDIIGRRWTGLIIYQLLQGPQRFSVIEAALPVSGRLLSERLKELEQEGIVLREVFPETPVRIQYSLTDKGRALESVIRDLQQWSDSWITAEECQPEPIRPH; encoded by the coding sequence ATGAAATCTACAGATTTGTGTCCACGGTTACAAAAAAGCATGGATATCATCGGCAGACGTTGGACGGGCTTAATCATCTACCAGCTTCTCCAGGGACCGCAGCGGTTCAGTGTCATTGAAGCCGCCCTGCCGGTCAGCGGCAGACTGCTCTCCGAACGGCTCAAGGAACTTGAGCAGGAAGGGATCGTTCTCCGTGAGGTATTCCCGGAGACCCCCGTCCGCATCCAATATTCTCTGACGGATAAGGGGCGCGCACTGGAATCTGTGATCCGTGACCTGCAGCAGTGGTCGGATTCATGGATTACCGCCGAAGAGTGCCAGCCTGAACCCATCCGCCCGCATTAA
- a CDS encoding GNAT family N-acetyltransferase, with protein sequence MTAQNYSIEDAAAGDLAAIVDIYNSTVAGRMVTADLEPVSVADREKWFQEHNSHHRPLWVLKKDGEIAAWFSFQSFYGRPAYNGTAEISVYVNEKFRGTGAGSLLLAKALEECPRLGLQNLVGFVFGHNEPSLSLLRKFGFEEWGLLPGVAEMDGVLRDLVIIGRKL encoded by the coding sequence ATGACAGCGCAGAATTACAGCATTGAAGATGCGGCAGCCGGGGATTTGGCGGCGATCGTGGATATTTATAACTCGACGGTTGCAGGCAGGATGGTGACCGCCGATCTTGAGCCGGTGAGCGTTGCGGACAGAGAGAAGTGGTTTCAGGAGCATAACAGTCATCACAGGCCGCTCTGGGTGCTGAAAAAGGACGGAGAAATCGCAGCCTGGTTCAGCTTCCAGTCCTTTTACGGCCGTCCGGCCTATAACGGCACTGCGGAAATCAGTGTCTATGTAAATGAAAAATTCCGCGGCACAGGGGCAGGAAGCCTGCTGCTGGCCAAAGCTCTGGAGGAATGCCCCCGCCTTGGTCTGCAGAATCTGGTCGGCTTTGTGTTTGGCCACAATGAGCCAAGCCTGTCGCTGCTGCGGAAATTTGGTTTTGAAGAGTGGGGCCTGCTGCCGGGTGTGGCCGAAATGGACGGCGTTCTGCGTGATCTGGTGATTATCGGCCGCAAGCTGTAA
- a CDS encoding S-layer homology domain-containing protein, whose product MKLYEGTSTGYPINVNRIFPNGTYVLKASVTIEGKTYSLDKKFVLDTAAGTVIDPGVPVPGGNGGSGGTDPGNGSNPDNGSGNGSGNGNGNGNGNGGVTAPVTTTPVNVNVNEQNTKLQDLVKNTTGTQAERAAAAQKALGSIAESLKSGATAQEAEQNSKSMSQALDSAAQLLASIQDPAEKQKIVSSIHTLIDSAPYVLNKLDTADKALAFAQTLIQNAAAVLNNTQGVAAAEIEQLKQSIVTSSQAALNKAGEVSISKEHVTLEGNTVSSQLTEELVSKQIEASKKALAAVSEQLTAKLGAGLASELKVSLTVEVPAMGNGVNKLNTSLPSEILKVIQDNDIDGLKLQMGTTAFTIEPDTFGTVEAGQKITLAAEVVENAVIGKPGQAEPLATLPVMEFRATVGDKAVKKFEKPVNVTFDVSAIDTSKYSAENLERLTVYVLNETSLTWEAVGGKYDPITQTVSALRGHFSRYTVMIGSAAFKDVADNHWAKKEINYLLTKGILEQTAEFNPSGKVTRAQFANWISRAYGLDGNGLTLPFSDVAEGSAGYNGVAAAYEAGIITGKSSTVFDPEATISRQEIATMLARALTLYNGAKTAADPGALNAAYTDGGKIAKWAAAGVALAKRTDLFKGFEDGTFRPAQTATKAEAAALIYRLYQLK is encoded by the coding sequence ATGAAACTGTATGAAGGAACTTCTACCGGCTATCCAATTAACGTAAATAGAATTTTCCCAAATGGAACCTATGTGCTTAAAGCTTCGGTAACGATTGAAGGAAAAACCTATAGCTTGGACAAGAAATTTGTTTTGGACACAGCTGCGGGAACCGTTATTGATCCTGGTGTGCCTGTTCCGGGCGGAAACGGCGGCAGCGGGGGTACAGATCCGGGGAACGGCAGCAATCCCGATAATGGAAGCGGTAATGGCAGTGGTAACGGAAACGGAAATGGTAATGGTAACGGCGGTGTAACGGCACCTGTAACCACAACGCCGGTAAATGTGAACGTAAATGAACAGAATACGAAGCTTCAGGACTTGGTAAAAAATACAACCGGGACACAGGCAGAACGGGCAGCTGCGGCGCAGAAAGCGCTGGGCAGCATTGCCGAATCCCTGAAGTCCGGGGCCACCGCCCAAGAAGCGGAACAGAACAGCAAAAGCATGTCTCAAGCCCTGGACAGTGCGGCCCAATTGCTGGCAAGCATTCAAGATCCTGCAGAGAAGCAAAAGATTGTCAGTTCAATCCATACCTTAATAGACAGCGCACCGTATGTATTGAACAAGCTGGATACTGCTGACAAAGCACTTGCCTTTGCACAGACTCTCATACAGAATGCGGCAGCAGTTCTGAATAACACACAGGGTGTTGCGGCAGCAGAGATCGAGCAATTGAAACAAAGCATAGTGACATCGAGCCAGGCAGCCCTGAATAAAGCCGGCGAAGTTTCAATCTCTAAGGAGCATGTGACTCTGGAGGGGAACACAGTTTCCTCACAATTGACGGAAGAACTCGTCAGCAAGCAGATTGAAGCCTCCAAAAAGGCTTTGGCTGCGGTATCAGAGCAGCTTACTGCCAAGCTGGGGGCAGGTCTGGCCAGTGAACTTAAGGTTTCCCTGACCGTTGAGGTTCCGGCGATGGGCAATGGTGTGAACAAGCTGAACACCTCGCTGCCTTCTGAGATTCTTAAGGTGATTCAGGACAATGATATTGACGGTCTCAAGCTTCAGATGGGGACAACCGCATTCACCATTGAGCCGGATACATTCGGCACGGTGGAAGCGGGGCAGAAAATAACCCTGGCGGCTGAGGTAGTGGAGAATGCTGTGATCGGCAAGCCGGGTCAGGCAGAGCCATTGGCTACCCTGCCGGTGATGGAATTCCGCGCAACGGTAGGAGATAAGGCGGTTAAGAAATTCGAGAAGCCGGTTAATGTGACCTTTGATGTCTCCGCAATTGATACATCCAAATACTCAGCAGAGAACCTTGAGCGTCTCACAGTGTATGTGCTCAATGAGACCAGTCTGACCTGGGAAGCTGTTGGCGGTAAATATGATCCGATTACACAAACAGTAAGTGCGCTTAGAGGGCATTTCAGCCGTTATACCGTAATGATCGGGTCAGCCGCATTTAAGGATGTAGCAGACAATCATTGGGCGAAAAAAGAGATCAATTACCTGTTAACCAAGGGTATCCTGGAGCAGACAGCGGAGTTTAATCCTTCGGGCAAGGTGACCCGTGCACAGTTCGCCAACTGGATTTCCAGAGCCTATGGTTTGGACGGCAACGGGCTGACCCTGCCATTCAGCGATGTTGCAGAAGGAAGCGCCGGCTATAATGGAGTTGCCGCTGCTTATGAAGCCGGAATTATTACAGGCAAATCTTCTACGGTTTTTGACCCTGAGGCTACAATCAGCCGTCAGGAGATTGCTACGATGCTGGCACGCGCCCTTACGCTCTATAACGGGGCGAAGACAGCTGCCGATCCCGGAGCATTGAACGCCGCTTATACCGATGGCGGTAAAATTGCCAAGTGGGCAGCAGCAGGCGTTGCTCTGGCTAAACGCACCGATCTTTTCAAAGGTTTTGAAGACGGGACTTTCCGTCCGGCACAAACGGCAACCAAAGCGGAAGCCGCCGCACTGATTTACAGACTTTATCAACTGAAATAA
- a CDS encoding RtcB family protein, translating into MNFNEQQAGGYDSRYKHELALPGGDLKVYASEQLFAALDYKVLEMANNNLQIPNIEYMSYTPDVHVGVGTCIGTTAVWDAADGYVSPSIVGSDIGCGMRVHLTTLHKDDLREVKLRRKLVRAIEKYLPMEQQQRGTYSDIRLENIVRKGLHGLPNKYVPDSYTPKKSSALSHVEISKLGFDEEILNELPDMAWHRGHRQLGTLGGGNHFVEIQAIEIAEEQRELAEAWGLRDGQIAVMIHSGSRAWGGMVNQFCTPAFAKVMGQLGLGSADPRLIYAPLAHPQARRYVNLMYSALNYAVVNRHLIAYAVREGFRDVFGPKCELRTLYDLMHNYAWQEQTAAGTKFVHRKGATRALPAGHPDNPRPYAATGHPALIPGSMGTASYIMVGQPGGEENYYSICHGAGRIRSRSATKRLVSVNDFSKSLRVGREDEIVVNQHSLESIIDESPQAYKNVDEIIESVTGAGLAAVVAKCKPLAAIKGTK; encoded by the coding sequence ATGAATTTTAATGAACAACAAGCGGGCGGTTATGACTCCCGTTATAAACATGAGCTTGCCCTGCCGGGCGGCGATCTGAAGGTGTACGCCAGCGAGCAGCTGTTTGCCGCGCTGGATTACAAGGTACTGGAGATGGCGAACAACAATCTGCAAATTCCAAATATCGAATATATGAGCTACACCCCCGATGTGCATGTAGGCGTCGGAACCTGCATCGGCACAACGGCGGTATGGGATGCCGCTGACGGCTATGTGTCCCCGTCCATTGTGGGCAGCGATATCGGCTGCGGCATGCGCGTGCATCTGACTACACTCCACAAGGACGATCTGCGCGAAGTGAAGCTGCGCCGGAAGCTGGTGCGCGCCATCGAGAAATATTTGCCGATGGAGCAGCAGCAGCGGGGGACTTACAGCGATATCCGTCTGGAGAACATCGTCCGCAAGGGGCTGCACGGATTGCCGAACAAGTATGTACCGGACAGCTACACCCCGAAGAAGTCGAGCGCTTTGTCGCATGTCGAGATCAGCAAGCTCGGTTTTGACGAAGAGATTCTCAATGAGCTGCCGGACATGGCCTGGCACCGGGGGCACCGCCAGCTTGGAACACTGGGCGGCGGCAACCACTTTGTGGAGATTCAGGCGATTGAAATTGCGGAGGAGCAGCGTGAATTGGCTGAAGCCTGGGGACTGCGGGACGGGCAGATTGCGGTAATGATCCACTCCGGCTCCCGGGCCTGGGGAGGCATGGTCAACCAGTTCTGCACCCCGGCCTTCGCCAAGGTGATGGGCCAGCTGGGCCTGGGCAGCGCCGATCCGCGCCTGATCTATGCTCCGCTTGCGCATCCGCAGGCCCGGCGCTACGTCAACCTGATGTACTCGGCGCTGAATTATGCGGTGGTGAACCGCCACCTGATCGCCTACGCGGTCCGCGAAGGCTTCCGCGATGTGTTCGGACCGAAATGCGAGCTGCGGACCCTCTACGACTTGATGCACAACTATGCCTGGCAAGAGCAGACGGCTGCCGGGACCAAGTTCGTGCACCGCAAAGGGGCAACCCGGGCGCTTCCGGCCGGCCACCCGGATAATCCCCGGCCCTATGCCGCTACCGGACATCCGGCGCTGATCCCCGGCTCCATGGGTACGGCCTCCTACATCATGGTCGGCCAGCCCGGAGGGGAAGAGAATTATTATTCCATCTGCCATGGCGCCGGCCGTATCCGCTCACGTTCGGCGACGAAGCGGCTGGTGTCGGTCAATGATTTTTCCAAGTCGCTGAGGGTTGGCCGGGAGGATGAGATTGTCGTCAATCAGCATTCCCTCGAATCTATCATTGACGAATCGCCTCAAGCCTATAAAAATGTAGATGAGATCATAGAAAGCGTTACGGGCGCCGGACTGGCTGCTGTTGTGGCCAAATGCAAGCCGCTCGCAGCGATAAAGGGGACCAAGTAA
- a CDS encoding GNAT family N-acetyltransferase yields the protein MNYHLEQAGVQDLELAAPLFNDYRVFYGQQPDVAGARRFLEARMDNQESVLFIAVTGEGAYRQAGGFAQLYPSFSSVTMQRVWILNDLFVAAEQRGKGLGSLLLTGVREFAYSTGAKGLELTTMTNNTEAQRLYEAHGYSREEEFFSYHLFF from the coding sequence ATGAACTATCATTTGGAACAAGCGGGGGTACAGGATCTGGAGCTGGCCGCTCCGCTATTTAATGATTACCGCGTCTTTTATGGGCAGCAGCCGGATGTGGCAGGAGCCCGCCGGTTCCTGGAAGCGAGAATGGACAATCAGGAATCGGTCCTGTTCATAGCTGTGACAGGGGAAGGGGCTTACAGGCAGGCAGGAGGCTTCGCGCAGCTGTATCCGTCCTTTTCGTCCGTAACCATGCAGCGGGTATGGATTCTGAATGATCTGTTTGTCGCAGCGGAGCAGCGCGGGAAGGGATTAGGGTCATTGTTGCTAACGGGAGTGCGGGAATTTGCCTACAGTACAGGCGCCAAGGGTCTGGAACTAACCACGATGACCAATAATACCGAGGCGCAGCGTCTATATGAGGCGCATGGCTACAGCCGGGAGGAAGAATTTTTTTCTTATCATTTGTTTTTTTGA